A stretch of Triticum aestivum cultivar Chinese Spring chromosome 1D, IWGSC CS RefSeq v2.1, whole genome shotgun sequence DNA encodes these proteins:
- the LOC123183116 gene encoding F-box protein At2g26160 yields the protein MAPEEKSHSQPVRAWSWSSIPLDLAGLVLRLLRSYANRARFAAVWFARGGTVVAEKKPNLQPPALSWSSIPLDLAGLVLRLLPAHADRARFASVCLQWRAAARQQLLPRPLPLLALPDGTFYSLPYTKPFRFPGCGFAGYQSACGSWLVFPRDDGCFLVDPFSRETVTLPPLSSVRLRPPNAVAKWSYEHGAKVADPYVTWMHMKDSDKLHISKLVVCSPNLVAALVGIGYTSQILMCQPGALSWSVRAYDRCKRFEDMSFYQGKLYALTKGENLLVVNISDDHCTGDPQVSRIGQVIKGDPWYSIAFTNNAMLCKKLYLVESCGALLMVRRTIVCRIPEPGLYSEAVAGWSAFEVFKADFEHSRWISVSTVGANQVLFLGRRCSRAVSLSQYGVLGDQISFLDDDEENRMEYGYDKENASFGTYDIRSGGFSSVHPEISWKRCDEMRLAAWLFPHD from the exons ATGGCGCCAGAGGAGAAATCACACTCGCAGCCGGTGCGGGCGTGGTCGTGGTCGTCCATCCCGCTCGACCTGGCCGGCCTGGTGCTCCGCCTGCTCCGCTCGTACGCCAACCGCGCCCGCTTCGCCGCGGTGTGGTTCGCACGGGGAG GGACGGTGGTGGCAGAGAAGAAACCCAACTTGCAGCCGCCGGCGCTGTCGTGGTCGTCCATCCCGCTCGACCTGGCCGGCCTGGTGCTCCGCCTGCTCCCCGCGCACGCCGACCGTGCCCGCTTCGCGTCAGTGTGCCTGCAGTGGCGTGCCGCCGCGAGGCAGCAGCTGCTGCCACGGCCACTGCCGCTGCTTGCGCTCCCTGATGGCACCTTCTACAGCCTCCCCTATACCAAGCCCTTCCGTTTCCCTGGCTGCGGCTTCGCCGGGTACCAAAGTGCCTGCGGCAGCTGGCTTGtcttcccccgcgacgacgggtGCTTCCTGGTCGATCCCTTCTCTAGGGAAACAGtgacgctccctcctctctccagcGTCCGACTCCGGCCTCCAAATGCAGTCGCCAAATGGTCGTATGAGCATGGGGCAAAAGTAGCTGACCCTTATGTCACATGGATGCATATGAAGGACTCAGACAAGCTGCACATAAGTAAGCTAGTCGTGTGCTCACCAAATCTTGTTGCTGCCCTTGTCGGCATTGGATACACAAGTCAGATTCTAATGTGCCAGCCAGGGGCCTTGTCGTGGTCAGTACGTGCGTACGATCGGTGCAAGAGGTTTGAAGACATGTCATTCTACCAGGGCAAGCTCTACGCCCTCACCAAAGGTGAGAACCTTCTTGTGGTGAACATCAGCGACGACCATTGCACCGGGGATCCACAGGTTTCTCGTATTGGACAAGTCATCAAGGGTGATCCATGGTATTCAATTGCGTTCACCAACAACGCTATGCTCTGCAAGAAGCTCTACCTGGTTGAATCCTGTGGGGCACTGCTGATGGTACGCAGGACAATTGTGTGCCGGATTCCTGAACCTGGGCTGTATAGTGAAGCTGTTGCTGGATGGAGTGCGTTTGAGGTTTTCAAGGCTGACTTTGAGCATTCACGGTGGATTAGTGTGTCAACCGTGGGGGCTAACCAGGTGTTGTTTCTAGGGCGAAGGTGCTCCAGGGCTGTGTCCTTGTCTCAGTATGGGGTCCTGGGTGATCAGATCTCGTTCTTGGATGACGATGAGGAAAATCGTATGGAGTATGGCTATGACAAGGAGAACGCTTCTTTTGGCACCTATGACATAAGATCTGGCGGGTTCAGTTCTGTTCACCCAGAGATCTCATGGAAGCGTTGCGATGAAATGCGTCTGGCAGCATGGCTCTTCCCTCATGACTGA